In Flavobacterium gelatinilyticum, a genomic segment contains:
- a CDS encoding VOC family protein, with the protein MTKQIWLNLPVKSVAKAKDFFWKIGFSFNEQHDTPSSTCMVVGENHFVVMLFEEILFSGFSQNAVTDTKSSSEILISIDAESREEVDELARKVKEAGGTVFSEPAESQGWMYGFGFADLDGHRWNVLFMDFSKLS; encoded by the coding sequence ATGACAAAACAAATTTGGTTAAATCTGCCCGTGAAAAGTGTGGCAAAAGCAAAAGATTTTTTCTGGAAAATAGGTTTCTCATTCAACGAACAGCACGACACACCAAGTTCGACCTGTATGGTTGTGGGAGAAAATCATTTTGTGGTGATGCTCTTTGAGGAAATTCTTTTTTCAGGCTTCTCTCAAAATGCAGTTACAGATACAAAATCAAGTTCTGAAATATTGATTTCCATTGATGCCGAAAGCAGGGAAGAAGTAGATGAACTGGCCAGAAAAGTCAAGGAAGCCGGCGGTACGGTTTTTTCTGAACCTGCAGAAAGCCAGGGCTGGATGTACGGATTTGGTTTTGCCGATTTAGACGGTCATCGTTGGAATGTTTTATTCATGGATTTTAGTAAACTTTCTTAA
- a CDS encoding SRPBCC family protein: MITIQTTVKASIEKVWNFWSTPEHITKWSFASPDWHTPNAEVDLREGGKFTSTMAAKDGSMSFDFWGNYTLVKENEAIEYTMGDGRKAIIHFKETAGGVEITESFDPEKENPEEMQRGGWQAILDNFKSYVESN, from the coding sequence ATGATAACAATACAAACTACAGTAAAGGCATCGATAGAAAAAGTGTGGAATTTCTGGAGTACACCCGAACATATTACAAAATGGAGTTTTGCTTCTCCTGACTGGCACACTCCTAATGCAGAAGTAGATTTAAGAGAAGGCGGTAAATTCACATCGACTATGGCAGCCAAAGACGGCAGCATGAGTTTTGATTTCTGGGGAAATTACACTCTCGTAAAAGAAAATGAAGCCATAGAGTATACAATGGGCGATGGAAGAAAGGCGATTATTCATTTTAAAGAAACAGCAGGCGGAGTAGAAATTACAGAAAGCTTTGATCCGGAAAAAGAAAATCCTGAAGAAATGCAGCGTGGAGGCTGGCAGGCAATTCTGGATAATTTTAAAAGTTATGTTGAGTCGAATTAG
- a CDS encoding DUF2797 domain-containing protein produces MTYQGVLTKMQTELGNPIQYYLVFEDSFLNVNQLLNKEIEIAFSGFQCLNCNKKKKIFRQGFCYDCFYSSPAVGDWIMKPELSTAHLGIADRDLEYEQKAQLQPHIVYLALSSEIKVGVTRKTQVPTRWIDQGATQAIAIVEVPNRYLAGITEVALKDHYADKTNWRKMLQCTADSCDLILEKSKVENLIPAEVKDYFFSEKNDVYELQYPVLHYPAKVASLNLDKTPTFQGKLTGIKGQYLIFENGTVFNIRGSEGYVVTINV; encoded by the coding sequence ATGACTTATCAAGGCGTACTCACCAAAATGCAGACTGAATTAGGAAATCCAATTCAATATTATTTAGTTTTTGAAGATAGTTTTTTGAATGTTAATCAATTATTAAACAAAGAAATTGAAATCGCCTTTTCGGGGTTTCAATGTTTAAACTGCAATAAAAAGAAAAAAATATTCAGACAGGGCTTTTGTTACGATTGTTTCTATTCGAGTCCTGCAGTAGGAGACTGGATTATGAAACCGGAATTAAGCACCGCGCATTTAGGAATCGCAGACCGCGATCTGGAATACGAACAAAAAGCACAGTTACAGCCTCATATTGTATATTTGGCTTTATCAAGTGAAATAAAAGTAGGAGTAACACGTAAAACACAAGTGCCGACAAGATGGATCGATCAGGGCGCAACACAGGCCATTGCTATTGTTGAGGTGCCCAACCGTTACCTGGCGGGAATTACCGAGGTTGCCCTAAAAGATCATTATGCTGATAAAACCAACTGGAGAAAAATGCTGCAATGCACAGCCGACTCATGCGATTTGATCCTTGAAAAATCAAAAGTCGAAAATTTAATTCCTGCTGAGGTTAAGGATTATTTCTTCAGTGAGAAAAACGATGTTTACGAACTGCAATATCCGGTTTTACATTATCCGGCAAAAGTTGCGAGCTTAAATCTGGATAAAACACCAACTTTTCAGGGTAAATTAACGGGCATAAAAGGGCAGTATTTAATTTTTGAAAACGGTACTGTTTTTAATATCCGCGGTTCCGAAGGTTACGTTGTTACTATAAACGTCTAG
- a CDS encoding VOC family protein → METKIFLNLPVKDLNRAISFFNKLGFSTNPKFSNEKGACIVIGSNIHVMLLVEEFYQTFTDKQICDSSKASEVLISISLDTRTQVDEMMEKAVKAGGTDYRRKQDFEWMYQRTFLDPDGHHWEIFFMDESQFPDQM, encoded by the coding sequence ATGGAAACAAAAATTTTCTTAAATCTTCCTGTAAAAGATTTAAATCGCGCAATATCCTTTTTTAATAAACTGGGTTTTTCAACCAATCCAAAATTTTCAAATGAAAAGGGCGCCTGTATCGTGATCGGATCAAATATCCATGTCATGCTTTTGGTAGAAGAGTTCTATCAAACTTTTACCGACAAACAGATTTGTGATTCTTCTAAAGCGAGCGAAGTGCTGATTTCTATTTCTCTGGACACACGCACGCAGGTAGATGAAATGATGGAAAAAGCGGTTAAAGCCGGCGGAACCGATTATAGAAGAAAACAGGATTTCGAATGGATGTATCAAAGAACTTTCCTGGATCCGGACGGACATCACTGGGAAATTTTCTTTATGGATGAAAGCCAGTTCCCGGATCAAATGTAA
- a CDS encoding VOC family protein, whose translation MAAVNPYLMFNGTCEEAFLFYKSVFGGDFPYIGKYKDAPAEEGEVLSEEALNRVMHVSLKIGNTILMGSDSHPRYGDVGFGDNFSISINTESTEEADRIFNGLSAGGKVEMPLQKTFWGAYFGMFKDKFGINWMVNFDENEANQ comes from the coding sequence ATGGCAGCAGTAAATCCATACTTAATGTTCAACGGAACATGCGAAGAAGCGTTCCTGTTTTATAAATCAGTTTTTGGCGGAGACTTTCCGTATATCGGAAAATATAAAGATGCCCCGGCAGAAGAAGGAGAAGTACTTTCTGAAGAAGCTTTAAACCGTGTTATGCACGTGTCACTTAAAATTGGCAATACCATTTTAATGGGAAGTGACTCACATCCAAGATACGGCGATGTTGGTTTTGGGGATAATTTCTCTATTTCAATCAATACAGAAAGTACAGAAGAAGCAGATCGAATCTTCAACGGACTTTCGGCAGGAGGGAAAGTAGAAATGCCTCTGCAAAAAACGTTCTGGGGAGCTTATTTCGGAATGTTTAAGGATAAATTCGGAATCAACTGGATGGTAAATTTTGATGAAAATGAAGCAAATCAATAA
- a CDS encoding STM3941 family protein, with protein MKEIKIELSKKKSFSAVLGSVIFILLGIQFILNPEQYVSRIYRNIELIKIAGFASVSFFGLCLLFILFKILDKKPALIINENGITDNSNYSSVGLIAWSKIKGIRTQQVMSTKFLLIDVSDPKEFIDKGSRLKASFMKANLKMHGTPVLITSNTLNYNFSDLEKLLHEEWNKYNYTDSTKPA; from the coding sequence ATGAAAGAAATTAAAATTGAACTTAGCAAGAAAAAAAGTTTTTCAGCTGTTCTGGGTTCAGTCATCTTTATTCTATTAGGAATTCAATTCATTCTTAATCCTGAACAGTATGTTTCGCGTATTTATAGAAACATTGAATTAATAAAAATCGCAGGGTTTGCATCAGTTTCTTTTTTTGGACTATGTTTACTTTTTATTCTTTTTAAAATCTTGGACAAAAAGCCCGCTTTAATTATTAATGAAAATGGAATTACTGATAATTCAAATTACAGCAGTGTCGGATTAATTGCCTGGTCGAAAATAAAAGGAATAAGAACCCAGCAAGTTATGTCGACCAAGTTTTTGTTAATTGATGTCTCTGACCCAAAAGAATTTATTGATAAAGGCTCAAGATTAAAAGCATCGTTTATGAAAGCTAACCTAAAGATGCATGGAACTCCAGTTTTAATTACTTCTAATACTTTAAATTATAATTTCAGTGATCTTGAAAAATTATTGCATGAAGAATGGAATAAATATAATTACACTGATTCCACTAAACCCGCATGA
- a CDS encoding GH3 auxin-responsive promoter family protein has translation MPLSIINSFASWVLKQRIHQIELFLKYPNEVQEELLHNLLTASENTIFGKQYDFASINSYKTFAERVPIASYEELQPLIERTRQGEQNVFWESPIKWFAKSSGTTNAKSKFIPVSNEALEDCHYKGSKDLLCLYLNNNEDSELFLGKSLRLGGSSQIYENNNTFFGDLSAILIENMPIWAEFSSTPSSKTSLMTEWESKIAAIINETKNENVTSFAGVPSWMLVLMNKVLENTGKQSLLELWPNLEVYFHGGVSFSPYKDQYKKLLPSKDFRYYEIYNASEGFFAIQDLNNSSDLLLMLDYGIFYEFIPMDTFGSQNQKVVRLADVELNKNYAIVITTNSGLWRYLIGDTVRFTSLNPYRIRVTGRTKHHINVFGEELMVENTDQAIAKACQVTQTEVIDYTVAPIFMQDKEKGAHEWMIEFKKHPADVGLFQKVLDETLQTLNSDYEAKRYNNMTLNPLVINIARENLFYDWLKERDKLGGQNKIPRLSNERDYLEQLKEMCY, from the coding sequence ATGCCTTTATCAATAATTAATTCTTTTGCTTCGTGGGTCCTGAAACAAAGGATTCATCAGATTGAACTTTTTTTAAAATACCCAAATGAAGTTCAGGAGGAACTATTACATAATTTATTGACAGCGTCTGAGAATACGATTTTTGGAAAACAGTATGATTTTGCATCGATCAACTCTTATAAAACTTTTGCTGAGAGGGTTCCTATTGCCTCTTACGAAGAATTACAGCCTCTTATTGAGCGTACGCGTCAGGGCGAGCAGAATGTTTTTTGGGAATCTCCTATAAAATGGTTTGCCAAATCAAGCGGCACAACCAATGCCAAGAGCAAGTTTATTCCGGTAAGCAACGAAGCGCTTGAAGACTGTCATTATAAAGGAAGCAAAGATTTATTATGTCTGTATTTGAATAATAATGAAGATTCTGAATTGTTTTTGGGAAAAAGTCTTCGTTTAGGTGGCAGTTCGCAGATTTATGAAAACAACAATACTTTCTTTGGTGATTTATCGGCAATTTTGATCGAAAATATGCCTATCTGGGCTGAGTTCAGCAGCACGCCAAGCAGTAAAACTTCGTTGATGACAGAATGGGAAAGTAAAATTGCTGCAATTATTAACGAAACCAAAAACGAAAATGTGACCAGTTTTGCCGGAGTTCCATCCTGGATGCTGGTTTTAATGAACAAGGTTCTGGAAAATACCGGCAAACAAAGTTTACTGGAATTGTGGCCGAATCTTGAAGTTTATTTTCACGGAGGTGTGAGTTTTTCTCCTTATAAAGACCAGTATAAAAAATTACTGCCAAGCAAAGATTTTAGATATTACGAAATTTACAATGCTTCTGAAGGCTTTTTTGCTATTCAGGATTTAAATAATTCCAGCGATTTATTACTGATGCTGGATTACGGAATTTTCTACGAATTTATTCCGATGGATACTTTTGGAAGTCAAAACCAAAAAGTAGTCCGTTTAGCCGATGTTGAGCTTAACAAAAACTACGCAATCGTGATTACGACTAATTCCGGTTTATGGCGTTATTTAATTGGCGATACGGTTCGTTTTACTTCTTTGAATCCATATCGAATTAGAGTTACGGGAAGAACCAAGCATCATATTAATGTTTTTGGTGAGGAATTAATGGTAGAAAATACAGATCAGGCGATTGCTAAAGCTTGTCAGGTAACCCAAACCGAAGTGATCGATTATACGGTTGCTCCTATTTTTATGCAGGATAAAGAAAAAGGAGCACACGAATGGATGATCGAATTTAAAAAACATCCGGCAGATGTTGGTCTGTTCCAAAAAGTTCTCGACGAAACCCTGCAAACCCTGAATTCTGATTACGAAGCTAAACGCTACAACAATATGACGCTAAATCCTTTGGTGATTAATATAGCGCGTGAAAACTTGTTCTACGACTGGCTAAAAGAACGCGACAAACTGGGCGGGCAAAATAAGATTCCGAGACTTTCAAATGAAAGGGATTATCTGGAGCAGTTGAAGGAGATGTGTTATTAG
- a CDS encoding SRPBCC domain-containing protein — protein METLEFTIRIKAHPDKVWKALWDEESYKKWTSAFCEGSYTESGWNEGDKIYFMAPNGEGMYSIIETKTPNEYMAFKHIGEMKDFKELPLDEETKKWSGAMETYRLIPDDEFTDLIAQVDSGEKFVDYFKDVFPKGLEIVKELSEESK, from the coding sequence ATGGAAACATTAGAATTTACAATAAGAATTAAAGCTCATCCGGACAAGGTCTGGAAGGCTTTATGGGACGAAGAATCGTATAAAAAATGGACAAGTGCTTTCTGCGAAGGTTCTTACACCGAAAGTGGCTGGAACGAAGGAGATAAAATATATTTTATGGCACCTAACGGAGAAGGAATGTACAGCATAATTGAAACCAAAACGCCAAACGAATATATGGCTTTTAAGCATATAGGCGAAATGAAAGATTTTAAGGAACTTCCTCTGGATGAAGAAACAAAAAAATGGAGCGGGGCAATGGAAACGTATCGGTTAATTCCTGATGATGAATTCACAGATTTAATTGCTCAGGTCGATTCGGGAGAAAAATTTGTAGATTATTTTAAAGATGTTTTTCCTAAAGGTCTGGAAATCGTTAAAGAATTATCTGAAGAAAGTAAATAG
- a CDS encoding glycosyltransferase family 9 protein, with product MSVLGKVNQFRRGVMRGLTKNIGKQKTDYSIVLVDKTEIKRVLICRPNGRLGNLLLITPLVQEVSETFPNCKIDLFVKGTLAPIIFENYQVYNKSIHLPKKPFKSLVEYMKVWVSIMKEPYDMAINVDQNSSSGRLAVKFSNAKYKFYGDLDGELKEPKSDYDHIAKYPVYNFRNYVTKLGLPKRNKIVPSLDLKLSSSELENGRKILDNLIDSSKRTICIFTYATGTKCFSEEWWESFYSRLQTEYSNYNIIEILPVENVSQIGFKAPSFYSKDIREMGSFLAHVDVFIGADSGIMHLASSVQTPTVGLFSVSVIKKYEPYDNSSVGIDTTACPQDEYFKIINSILENRKLKIYSKAV from the coding sequence ATGAGTGTTTTAGGCAAAGTAAACCAGTTTAGGCGTGGTGTAATGCGTGGTCTGACCAAAAATATTGGGAAACAAAAAACAGATTACAGCATTGTTTTGGTTGATAAAACCGAAATTAAACGAGTCTTAATCTGCAGACCCAATGGCAGACTTGGAAATCTATTATTGATTACCCCGCTGGTTCAGGAAGTTTCAGAAACATTTCCAAACTGCAAAATTGATTTATTTGTAAAAGGAACTCTCGCGCCTATTATCTTCGAAAATTATCAGGTTTACAATAAATCCATACACCTGCCTAAAAAGCCTTTTAAAAGTCTGGTCGAATACATGAAAGTCTGGGTGTCGATTATGAAAGAACCCTATGATATGGCGATAAATGTTGACCAAAATTCCTCTTCGGGCCGTCTTGCCGTAAAGTTTTCAAATGCCAAATATAAATTCTACGGAGATTTAGACGGAGAGCTAAAAGAACCAAAAAGCGATTACGACCACATTGCCAAATATCCGGTTTATAATTTCAGAAACTACGTAACGAAATTAGGACTGCCAAAAAGAAATAAAATTGTTCCTTCCTTGGATCTTAAACTAAGTTCTTCTGAACTTGAAAACGGAAGAAAAATTCTAGACAATTTAATCGATTCTTCAAAACGCACTATTTGCATTTTTACATACGCCACCGGCACAAAATGTTTTTCTGAAGAATGGTGGGAAAGCTTCTACTCCAGATTACAAACAGAATATAGCAATTATAACATTATCGAAATCTTACCTGTCGAAAATGTTTCTCAAATAGGATTTAAAGCCCCATCTTTTTATAGTAAAGATATCCGAGAAATGGGATCTTTCCTGGCTCATGTTGATGTTTTTATCGGAGCAGACAGCGGTATTATGCACCTTGCCAGTTCAGTTCAGACACCAACAGTTGGATTGTTCTCTGTTTCGGTTATAAAGAAATACGAGCCTTACGACAATAGCAGTGTTGGAATTGATACTACTGCATGTCCGCAGGATGAATACTTCAAAATTATCAATTCAATCTTAGAAAACAGAAAATTAAAAATATATTCAAAAGCAGTATAA
- a CDS encoding AsmA-like C-terminal region-containing protein translates to MLKKILKVTAIVLVVFVAALFAIPYFFKDQIKAKIADAINESVDAKVSFADADLSLFKNFPNAAVGIEKLVIINKAPFEGDTLVSLGQLNLKMSIKELFKGKDEPLSIEGISSQNGLINIIFNKDGVGNFDIALKDKKDEEKKDEKSSPLSLKIQNYKIENFTFRYIDQGSKIKMVIDSLNHEGTGDFTNSKLDLTTKSTANVSLDMDKMNYMKNVKLTLDAVLGIDLDQSKYTFKENKALINQLPLEFDGFIQMTDKAQVYDLKFKTPTSSFTNFLGLIPAAYASSLEGVKTTGDFTVVGFAKGELTDTTVPKFNIAIASNNSSFQYPNLPKSVQNIVIDTKIINETGILNDTYVNLDKLSFRIDQDIFSAKANVKNITVNPIVDAALKGTINLANLSKAYPIKLDKPLAGILKADVTTNFDMASVEKSQYQNIKNAGTMSLSGFKYTDENNKSMNISTALVEFNPSRINLKQFDATTGKSDISINGVLENFYGFMFKKQELKGNFNMSSNQLAVDDFMTAGEPAKTTAPAGEGKTETKTAAKPAEAMKIPAFLNCTLNAKATTVLYDNLKLKDVSGKLIIKDEKALLENFKTSIFGGTIGLTGAVSTKNKVPTFDMNLGFNQVDIAQTFTQLDMMKKMAPIAGIINGKLNSTIKLNGNLDEKELTPDLKSISGDLLGQLLSTTVNAQNSTVLNSLTSNIKFLDPSKLNLNDLKMALTFDDGKVNVKPFDIKYQDIKITVGGTHGFDQTMNYNLKLDVPAKYLGTEANNLIAKLSPADAAKLENIPINALLTGNFSNPKISTDMKSAVTSLTTQLVNQQKEKLTQKGTSALTDLINKNTKAKDTTQAAKTEKEQKTQETAKKASDLINGLFKKKN, encoded by the coding sequence ATGTTAAAGAAAATTTTAAAAGTAACGGCCATAGTCCTAGTGGTTTTTGTAGCCGCATTATTTGCCATTCCGTATTTCTTTAAAGACCAGATCAAAGCAAAAATTGCCGATGCAATCAACGAAAGTGTTGATGCCAAAGTAAGTTTTGCCGATGCTGATTTGAGTTTATTTAAAAATTTCCCGAATGCCGCTGTTGGAATTGAAAAACTGGTGATCATAAACAAAGCCCCTTTTGAAGGCGATACTTTGGTTTCGCTGGGACAATTAAACCTTAAAATGAGCATTAAAGAGCTTTTTAAAGGAAAAGATGAACCTTTGAGCATTGAAGGAATCAGTTCTCAAAATGGTTTAATCAATATTATCTTTAATAAAGATGGTGTAGGAAATTTTGATATTGCTTTAAAAGACAAAAAAGATGAGGAGAAAAAAGACGAAAAAAGCAGTCCGCTTTCTTTAAAAATCCAGAACTATAAAATCGAAAACTTTACTTTCAGATATATCGATCAGGGTTCCAAAATCAAGATGGTTATCGACAGTTTAAATCACGAAGGCACAGGAGATTTTACCAATTCCAAATTAGATTTGACTACAAAATCTACTGCAAACGTATCTTTGGATATGGATAAGATGAATTACATGAAAAATGTAAAACTTACTCTTGATGCCGTTTTAGGAATTGATTTAGACCAGAGTAAATATACTTTTAAAGAAAATAAAGCTTTAATTAATCAGCTTCCTCTTGAATTTGACGGATTTATTCAAATGACAGACAAAGCTCAGGTTTATGATTTAAAATTTAAAACGCCTACTTCATCCTTTACAAATTTCTTAGGATTAATTCCTGCCGCTTACGCTTCGAGTCTTGAAGGAGTAAAAACGACAGGAGATTTTACGGTAGTTGGTTTTGCAAAAGGTGAGTTAACAGATACTACGGTTCCTAAATTCAATATTGCTATCGCATCCAACAATTCTTCGTTCCAATATCCAAACTTGCCAAAATCGGTTCAGAATATTGTAATTGATACTAAAATTATAAATGAGACTGGGATTCTAAACGATACCTATGTAAATTTAGATAAGTTATCATTTAGAATTGATCAGGATATTTTCAGTGCTAAAGCGAATGTTAAAAACATTACCGTTAACCCAATTGTAGATGCCGCTTTAAAAGGAACCATTAACCTTGCTAATCTTTCTAAAGCATATCCAATTAAACTGGACAAACCTTTAGCTGGTATTTTAAAAGCCGATGTGACTACGAATTTTGATATGGCTTCTGTTGAAAAAAGTCAATATCAAAACATCAAAAATGCCGGAACAATGAGTTTATCAGGATTTAAATATACTGATGAAAACAACAAATCAATGAATATCAGCACGGCTTTGGTTGAGTTTAATCCAAGCAGGATCAACTTAAAACAGTTTGATGCTACAACAGGAAAAAGCGACATCAGTATTAATGGTGTTTTAGAAAATTTCTACGGTTTTATGTTTAAGAAACAGGAATTGAAAGGAAACTTCAATATGAGTTCGAATCAATTGGCTGTGGATGATTTTATGACTGCGGGCGAACCTGCAAAAACAACTGCTCCTGCCGGAGAAGGAAAAACAGAAACCAAAACCGCTGCGAAACCGGCTGAGGCAATGAAAATTCCGGCTTTCTTAAATTGTACATTAAATGCAAAAGCAACGACTGTTTTATATGACAATCTTAAACTGAAAGATGTTTCAGGGAAATTGATTATAAAAGACGAAAAAGCGTTACTTGAAAACTTTAAAACGTCGATTTTTGGCGGTACAATTGGATTAACAGGTGCCGTTTCTACAAAAAATAAAGTTCCGACATTTGATATGAATTTAGGTTTTAATCAGGTAGATATTGCGCAGACGTTTACACAATTGGACATGATGAAAAAAATGGCACCGATTGCAGGAATCATCAACGGAAAATTAAATTCGACTATTAAACTGAATGGAAATTTAGATGAAAAAGAATTAACTCCGGATTTAAAATCGATTTCAGGAGATTTATTAGGACAGCTGCTTTCTACAACTGTAAATGCGCAAAATTCTACGGTATTAAATTCGCTGACTTCAAATATTAAATTCCTTGATCCAAGTAAACTGAATTTGAATGACCTGAAAATGGCTTTGACTTTTGATGACGGAAAAGTGAATGTAAAACCATTCGACATTAAATATCAGGATATTAAAATTACAGTTGGAGGAACACACGGTTTCGACCAGACCATGAATTACAATTTAAAACTGGATGTTCCAGCTAAATATTTGGGAACGGAAGCAAATAACCTGATTGCGAAATTATCTCCTGCCGATGCAGCGAAATTAGAAAACATTCCAATCAATGCTCTATTGACAGGTAATTTCTCTAATCCGAAGATCAGCACTGATATGAAATCGGCTGTAACAAGTTTAACTACCCAGTTAGTGAATCAGCAGAAAGAAAAACTGACTCAAAAAGGAACTTCTGCCCTTACTGATTTAATCAATAAGAATACAAAGGCTAAAGATACCACTCAGGCGGCCAAAACAGAAAAAGAACAAAAAACACAGGAAACTGCTAAAAAAGCGAGTGACCTGATTAACGGTCTTTTCAAAAAGAAAAACTAG
- a CDS encoding SRPBCC domain-containing protein, whose product MIRVQNTIEASIEKVWHLWTSPKHIQNWNFAFEEWHTPHAENDLQVNGKFKYQMAAKDKSEGFDFEGIYTKVEKFQLIEYKLLDNRTGIVYFEDLGSKVKLTEVFEPTKEDSESMQKQWCQNVIDNFKKYAESI is encoded by the coding sequence ATGATCAGAGTACAAAATACGATTGAAGCATCGATAGAGAAAGTCTGGCATTTGTGGACTTCTCCTAAACATATTCAAAATTGGAATTTTGCTTTTGAAGAATGGCATACCCCTCATGCCGAAAATGATCTGCAGGTAAATGGTAAATTTAAATATCAAATGGCTGCAAAAGATAAAAGCGAAGGGTTTGATTTTGAAGGGATATATACTAAAGTAGAGAAATTCCAATTAATAGAATATAAGCTTCTGGATAACAGAACCGGAATTGTATATTTTGAAGATCTTGGCAGTAAAGTCAAACTCACAGAAGTATTTGAACCCACAAAAGAAGATTCTGAGAGCATGCAGAAACAATGGTGTCAAAATGTAATTGATAACTTTAAGAAATATGCTGAAAGTATTTAA
- the serB gene encoding phosphoserine phosphatase SerB has product MAIEDKEIILLKVSGHDKIGVTAGLTAVLAAYDANILDIGQADIHDTLSLGILFEIAAGSSSAPVLKDLLFKAYELEIKVKFIPISIDDYEKWVKSQSKQRYIINILGEKLAASQLAAVTKIMSDQNLNIDSIIRLTGRTSIVEKEEYPRSCIQLSVTGEIVNKIVMTASFMEISRTLNVDISFQEDNIYRRNRRLVCFDMDSTLIQTEVIDELAELNGVGDQVRAITESAMNGEIDFNESFKKRMALLEGLSEEVLQNVAINLPITQGAHRLMKALKYYGYKTAILSGGFTYFGEYLQKELGIDYVHANQLEIKDGKLTGKYLGDIVDGQKKAEYLKAIAEKEGIHINQTIAVGDGANDLPMLNLAGLGIAFHAKPKVKESASTSISSLGLDGVLYLLGYHDRYIDMM; this is encoded by the coding sequence ATGGCAATAGAGGATAAGGAAATAATTTTATTAAAAGTTTCAGGACACGATAAAATAGGGGTTACAGCAGGCTTAACAGCTGTATTGGCGGCGTATGATGCTAATATTTTAGATATTGGCCAGGCCGATATTCACGATACCCTTTCTTTAGGAATTTTGTTCGAAATTGCAGCAGGTTCTTCTTCTGCTCCCGTTTTAAAAGATTTATTGTTCAAAGCGTATGAACTCGAAATCAAAGTAAAATTTATTCCGATTTCTATCGATGATTACGAAAAATGGGTAAAATCACAGTCGAAACAGCGTTATATTATCAATATTCTTGGCGAAAAACTGGCCGCATCTCAATTAGCGGCAGTAACCAAAATAATGTCAGACCAAAACCTGAATATTGATTCTATTATACGATTAACAGGAAGAACTTCAATTGTTGAGAAAGAAGAATATCCGCGTTCTTGCATCCAATTATCGGTAACCGGCGAAATTGTAAATAAAATTGTCATGACAGCAAGTTTTATGGAGATTTCGAGAACCTTAAATGTCGATATTTCGTTTCAGGAAGATAATATATACAGAAGAAACCGTCGTTTAGTTTGTTTCGATATGGATTCTACTTTAATCCAGACCGAAGTAATTGACGAACTGGCAGAATTAAACGGAGTAGGCGATCAGGTTCGCGCTATTACCGAGTCGGCTATGAATGGCGAAATTGATTTTAACGAAAGTTTCAAAAAACGTATGGCGCTGCTTGAAGGTTTAAGCGAGGAAGTTTTGCAAAACGTTGCCATCAATTTACCAATAACACAAGGGGCACATCGTTTAATGAAAGCTCTAAAATACTACGGATATAAAACTGCAATTCTTTCAGGAGGTTTTACTTATTTTGGAGAATATCTTCAAAAAGAGCTCGGAATCGATTATGTTCACGCCAACCAATTAGAAATTAAAGACGGTAAATTAACCGGTAAATATTTAGGCGATATCGTAGACGGTCAAAAGAAAGCCGAATACCTAAAAGCAATCGCCGAGAAAGAAGGAATCCACATCAACCAGACTATAGCAGTCGGCGACGGTGCAAACGATCTGCCAATGCTTAATTTAGCAGGTCTGGGAATCGCTTTTCATGCTAAACCAAAAGTAAAAGAAAGTGCTTCGACTTCAATTTCAAGTTTAGGTCTTGACGGTGTTTTATATTTATTAGGATACCACGACAGATACATTGATATGATGTAA